In a single window of the Acidaminococcales bacterium genome:
- the rpmA gene encoding 50S ribosomal protein L27 has product MFRFNLQLFAHKKGVSSSRNGRDSQSKRLGVKRHAGQVVTAGSILVRQRGTRFYPGFNVGIGRDHTLFAKIAGKVAFERRGRFDRQISVYASEQS; this is encoded by the coding sequence ATGTTTAGATTTAATCTGCAACTGTTCGCGCATAAAAAAGGGGTCAGCAGTTCGCGCAACGGGCGCGACAGCCAATCCAAGCGCCTGGGCGTAAAAAGGCACGCCGGCCAGGTCGTTACCGCCGGCAGCATACTTGTGCGCCAGCGCGGCACCCGTTTTTATCCTGGCTTCAATGTCGGGATTGGCCGCGACCACACCCTGTTCGCGAAGATAGCGGGCAAAGTCGCGTTCGAGCGCCGCGGACGCTTTGACCGGCAAATCAGTGTCTATGCGTCAGAACAATCATAA
- a CDS encoding amidohydrolase family protein yields MFFDAVIENGILVDPEAMTSERKNIGITGGRIAAVSREKLSGKDTFDAAGQLVAPGFIDIHGHIDGNFYSAELSLRQGITTTVGGNCGSGPLLMADFFARQQSDPLPINQAELFGMTYSLRAHLGGIEPLMAAGRKEIEKMKELAQTAFAEGACGLSIGLAYAPGSSDEEIYSLAEIAAKYGRIVSVDTRMRTPLDLYSLVEVLLLAKNTGARVQISHFVYQYGDGLVEEALSAIDRARGEGIDVRLDSGMYTQWATGLQAVLFDRDYLRENQWDFSDILVITGPYKGRRLDPELYDRLRAAGNPGAHTSVVVFTGVESEIYAALRHPWCMPSTDTGRYLPGEGHPQIAGSFPRYFRKMVVEKNFLTVEEAVRKATLLPAQTLGLKTKGRLRAGCDADIVTFDLARMADRAGFLPEKQPDAPPEGIGYVFVNGSLALENGQLKNIRAGRPIIF; encoded by the coding sequence ATGTTTTTTGACGCGGTAATCGAGAATGGAATATTGGTTGACCCGGAGGCCATGACAAGCGAGCGCAAAAACATCGGGATAACCGGCGGCCGGATCGCCGCCGTCAGCAGGGAAAAGCTATCCGGGAAAGATACTTTTGACGCGGCGGGGCAATTGGTGGCGCCAGGTTTTATTGACATTCACGGCCATATAGATGGCAATTTTTATTCCGCTGAGTTGTCCCTGCGCCAGGGCATCACCACTACCGTCGGCGGCAATTGCGGCAGCGGCCCGCTTTTAATGGCGGATTTCTTTGCCCGGCAGCAATCCGATCCTTTGCCGATAAACCAAGCGGAGCTTTTTGGCATGACCTACAGCCTGCGCGCGCATTTGGGCGGGATAGAGCCCTTGATGGCGGCCGGCCGGAAAGAGATCGAAAAGATGAAGGAACTGGCGCAAACCGCCTTTGCCGAAGGCGCGTGCGGCCTGTCCATAGGCCTGGCCTACGCCCCCGGTTCCTCCGACGAGGAAATATATTCCCTCGCCGAAATCGCGGCCAAATACGGCCGGATCGTCAGCGTCGACACCCGTATGCGCACGCCGCTGGATCTGTATTCGCTGGTGGAAGTTTTGCTGCTCGCCAAAAATACCGGGGCGCGCGTCCAGATATCGCACTTTGTCTATCAGTACGGCGACGGCCTGGTGGAGGAGGCTCTCTCCGCCATAGACCGGGCGCGCGGGGAAGGCATCGACGTCCGGCTGGACAGCGGCATGTATACCCAATGGGCCACCGGCCTGCAGGCCGTGCTTTTCGACCGCGACTATTTGCGGGAAAACCAATGGGATTTCAGCGACATATTGGTAATAACCGGCCCTTACAAAGGGCGGCGGCTCGACCCGGAACTTTACGACCGGCTGCGCGCGGCCGGCAATCCCGGAGCGCATACCTCGGTCGTCGTCTTTACCGGCGTCGAGTCGGAAATATACGCCGCCCTCCGGCATCCCTGGTGCATGCCGTCTACCGATACGGGACGCTACCTGCCGGGCGAAGGCCATCCACAGATTGCGGGCAGTTTCCCGCGTTATTTCCGCAAGATGGTCGTCGAAAAAAATTTTTTGACGGTTGAGGAAGCCGTACGCAAAGCGACCCTTTTGCCGGCTCAAACGCTGGGGCTGAAAACAAAAGGACGTTTGCGCGCAGGCTGTGACGCCGATATTGTGACTTTTGACTTGGCGCGGATGGCGGACCGGGCGGGCTTTCTGCCGGAAAAGCAACCGGACGCCCCGCCGGAAGGCATCGGATATGTGTTTGTCAATGGGTCGTTGGCGCTCGAAAACGGCCAATTGAAAAACATTAGGGCCGGACGCCCTATCATATTTTAA
- a CDS encoding energy-coupling factor ABC transporter permease, whose amino-acid sequence MADALISPAVGAAMWAASAGLVAYSAKKTGGLGDERKAPLMGAVGAFVFAAQMINFTIPATGSSGHLVGSILLAALLGRHAAFLTIASILTVQALFFADGGLLALGCNIFNMGAIPCYIAYPLIYKRLLTERPTGKSICRASVCASAIGLQIGALGVVAEVTLSGVTQLPTGLFLLLMQPIHLAIGIVEGFITAAVIMYVFSQRPELINIGEQADLKNSYSLRSLFAFFILAAAVAAGGLSLFASSYPDGLEWSLLRASGQEELETPAGGIYDSLAQAQEKFSVFPDYTLADAEEEGGATAAIASAAAGLAGVALSFAAAFLLGKAALAGYRKKRGASMET is encoded by the coding sequence ATGGCGGATGCTTTGATTTCACCGGCGGTGGGAGCGGCAATGTGGGCCGCGTCGGCGGGGCTTGTGGCGTATTCGGCGAAAAAAACCGGGGGCTTGGGCGACGAGCGCAAGGCGCCGCTCATGGGCGCGGTAGGCGCTTTTGTTTTTGCCGCGCAGATGATAAATTTTACCATCCCCGCTACCGGCTCCAGCGGGCATTTGGTCGGCAGCATATTGTTGGCCGCCTTGCTCGGAAGGCACGCGGCGTTCTTGACTATTGCCTCTATCTTGACCGTACAGGCACTATTTTTCGCGGACGGCGGCCTTCTGGCCTTGGGCTGCAATATTTTCAACATGGGCGCGATCCCTTGCTATATAGCCTACCCCCTGATTTACAAACGGCTTTTGACTGAAAGGCCCACAGGCAAAAGCATCTGCCGCGCGTCCGTGTGCGCGTCGGCCATCGGCCTGCAGATCGGGGCCTTGGGCGTCGTGGCCGAAGTTACCCTCTCCGGCGTCACGCAATTGCCGACGGGCTTGTTTCTCTTGCTCATGCAGCCGATACACTTGGCGATCGGCATTGTGGAAGGTTTCATCACCGCCGCGGTCATTATGTATGTTTTCAGCCAGCGGCCGGAACTCATAAATATCGGCGAACAGGCTGATTTGAAAAACAGTTATTCTTTGCGCTCGCTTTTTGCCTTCTTCATTTTGGCGGCAGCGGTTGCCGCGGGCGGGCTGTCCCTTTTTGCCTCAAGTTATCCGGACGGTCTGGAGTGGTCGCTCCTGCGCGCCAGCGGCCAGGAAGAGTTAGAAACGCCCGCGGGCGGCATATACGATTCCCTGGCGCAGGCGCAGGAGAAGTTTTCCGTTTTTCCCGATTATACTTTGGCGGACGCCGAGGAAGAAGGCGGCGCGACGGCGGCCATCGCGTCTGCGGCGGCTGGGCTGGCCGGAGTCGCCCTGTCCTTCGCGGCGGCTTTTTTGCTTGGCAAAGCGGCCCTTGCAGGTTACCGCAAAAAGCGCGGCGCCAGCATGGAAACTTAA
- a CDS encoding MBL fold metallo-hydrolase, with amino-acid sequence MLSEIYENIYLNEITLPNSPLKYLNSYIIKDGERPLVIDTGFNRPECRECFLAGLEELSIDIGQTDVLITHLHSDHCGLIHELQERGARIMMGELESPSIVALNDPRYWDKMAKLAHVYDLEKYGLEIGDHPGYRFRPGDINDYRTLSAGETLKKGGYNFQVLLTPGHTLGHIALYEAGHGLLFCGDLILEKITPTITFWGFEHDILQVYFDTLDKIRRLPVKFLLTGHRALLKDHGRRIGQLMAHHEKRLAEIKDILQGGEKSVAATAGRMTWEIKAKSWEDFPKAQKWFAAGEAMAHLEHLCRRGQIERRDENGILLYKASRRTE; translated from the coding sequence ATGCTTAGTGAAATATACGAAAATATTTATCTGAACGAAATAACCCTGCCCAACAGCCCGCTGAAATATCTCAACAGTTACATCATAAAAGACGGCGAGCGCCCCTTGGTCATCGACACCGGGTTCAACCGCCCGGAATGCCGCGAGTGCTTTCTGGCCGGGCTGGAGGAACTGTCCATAGACATAGGGCAAACCGACGTTTTGATTACTCATCTTCATTCCGATCATTGCGGGCTGATTCATGAATTGCAGGAAAGAGGCGCCCGCATAATGATGGGGGAATTGGAGTCGCCAAGCATCGTTGCCCTCAATGACCCGCGCTATTGGGACAAAATGGCAAAATTGGCGCACGTGTACGATCTGGAAAAATACGGCCTGGAAATCGGCGACCATCCCGGCTACAGATTCCGGCCTGGCGACATAAACGATTATCGGACTTTATCGGCGGGCGAAACATTAAAAAAAGGCGGCTACAATTTCCAGGTTTTGTTGACGCCCGGGCACACCCTTGGTCACATAGCCCTTTACGAAGCGGGACATGGGTTGCTGTTTTGCGGCGATTTGATATTGGAGAAAATTACCCCCACCATTACTTTCTGGGGTTTTGAGCATGACATACTTCAGGTGTATTTCGATACCTTGGACAAAATCAGGCGGCTGCCCGTGAAGTTTCTGCTGACCGGCCACCGGGCTTTGCTGAAAGACCACGGCCGGCGGATAGGCCAGCTGATGGCCCATCACGAAAAGCGGCTGGCGGAAATAAAGGACATCTTGCAAGGCGGCGAAAAGAGCGTGGCCGCTACGGCGGGCAGGATGACTTGGGAGATAAAGGCAAAATCGTGGGAAGATTTTCCCAAGGCGCAAAAATGGTTCGCCGCCGGGGAAGCGATGGCGCATTTGGAACACCTGTGCCGGCGCGGGCAAATAGAGCGCCGGGACGAAAACGGCATATTGCTGTACAAAGCAAGCCGCCGGACGGAATAA
- the ispE gene encoding 4-(cytidine 5'-diphospho)-2-C-methyl-D-erythritol kinase, with product MIFLPFLTVTETARAKINLTLDVLGKRPDGYHEIKTIMQSLALSDSIEIGATDGPLSVSVEGADLPGGEGNIAFGAARLMAAAAGRSPALTIKIVKRIPVAAGLAGGSADAAAVLRGIDRLWNLRWCDARLEAIAASLGSDVPFCLRGGSALASGRGEIVAPLPDCPDFAVVLACPDFAVATSAVYANYAPAAAGRRPDTELAAKALALGDRELLAGQLCNVLESVTFKMFPEVERLKHTLIDAGAASAMSGSGPAVFALAPDRETAERAAAAVKDKTKARVWVTKTGGREKA from the coding sequence GTGATTTTTTTGCCATTTTTGACCGTTACGGAAACCGCCCGCGCCAAAATCAACCTGACGCTCGACGTGTTGGGAAAGCGGCCGGACGGGTATCATGAAATAAAGACGATCATGCAGTCGCTCGCCCTGTCCGACAGCATCGAGATCGGCGCAACGGACGGCCCGCTGTCGGTCAGCGTGGAAGGGGCGGATTTGCCGGGCGGAGAGGGCAATATAGCTTTTGGCGCGGCGCGCCTTATGGCCGCAGCCGCCGGGAGGTCGCCGGCGCTCACGATAAAAATCGTCAAGCGCATTCCGGTCGCCGCCGGGCTGGCCGGCGGCAGTGCCGACGCCGCCGCCGTCCTGCGGGGGATTGACCGCCTGTGGAACCTGCGCTGGTGCGATGCGCGGCTGGAGGCGATCGCGGCCAGTCTCGGATCGGACGTACCTTTCTGTTTGCGCGGCGGCAGCGCGCTGGCGTCCGGGCGCGGCGAGATTGTCGCCCCTCTGCCGGATTGCCCGGATTTTGCGGTTGTCCTGGCTTGCCCGGATTTTGCGGTGGCGACAAGCGCGGTATACGCCAATTACGCGCCGGCAGCCGCCGGCAGGCGGCCCGATACGGAATTGGCCGCCAAGGCCCTGGCGCTGGGCGATCGGGAGCTTCTGGCCGGGCAGCTTTGCAATGTGCTGGAGTCTGTCACATTTAAGATGTTCCCGGAAGTTGAGCGGTTAAAACATACGCTTATTGACGCGGGCGCAGCAAGCGCCATGTCAGGCAGCGGGCCGGCGGTGTTCGCTCTGGCGCCGGATAGGGAAACGGCCGAAAGAGCCGCCGCCGCCGTTAAAGACAAAACAAAGGCGCGGGTATGGGTTACAAAAACAGGAGGGCGTGAAAAAGCATGA
- a CDS encoding GntR family transcriptional regulator: MTKYRLRPVDLNTYRPLREIVCESLRTAIIGGVLKPGERLMEIQLAEELGVSRTPIREAIRKLEQEGFIDMLPRRGAYVANISIKDVVDVYEIRIALDVLAAGLAAERITGDELALLRQRLGIIKEVVEHGDMEKIGEYDWAFHEVLYKAGKNDRLVGIINNLRDQLTRLRVTSMNYQDRIKDTMLEHELLVESIAMREPELAKQRALEHMRNAERTLLKAIEAARANS, translated from the coding sequence ATGACCAAATATCGTTTGCGGCCGGTCGATCTCAATACCTATCGCCCGCTCCGGGAAATAGTCTGCGAATCTTTGCGCACGGCGATCATCGGGGGGGTGCTGAAACCGGGGGAACGCCTGATGGAGATACAGCTGGCGGAAGAGCTTGGCGTAAGCCGGACCCCCATCAGGGAAGCGATCCGCAAACTGGAACAGGAAGGATTTATCGACATGCTGCCGCGGCGCGGCGCGTATGTCGCCAATATTTCCATCAAAGATGTCGTAGATGTATATGAAATAAGGATCGCGCTTGATGTTTTGGCCGCCGGCCTGGCCGCCGAGCGCATAACCGGCGATGAGCTTGCGCTTTTGCGCCAGCGCCTGGGAATCATAAAAGAAGTGGTCGAGCATGGCGATATGGAAAAAATCGGCGAATACGACTGGGCGTTTCACGAGGTTTTGTACAAGGCGGGCAAAAACGACCGACTGGTGGGCATCATCAACAACCTGCGCGACCAGCTCACCAGGCTGCGCGTAACCTCCATGAATTATCAGGACAGAATAAAAGACACTATGCTGGAACATGAACTTTTGGTGGAAAGCATCGCCATGCGCGAGCCGGAGCTGGCAAAACAAAGGGCTTTGGAACACATGCGCAACGCCGAGCGGACGCTTTTGAAAGCGATTGAGGCGGCGCGCGCGAACAGCTGA
- the ilvA gene encoding threonine ammonia-lyase has product MKAQDFVALGDIKAAAERLGGVIKCTPLEYNNTFSLMSGSGVYLKLENLQRTGSFKVRGAYNCIQAMDGERRACGVITASAGNHAQGVALGAAAANVPATIVMPENTPLPKVAATRGYGAKVIQAGVVYDDSYEEALRLQKEQGLSFVHAFDDMAVIAGQGTIGLEMMRQRPDIEAVVVPVGGGGLIAGIAAAIKIIAPHVKVYGVQASGAPSAYLSRNAGRPVEAPGVHTLADGIAVKKTGEITFRHIQRYVDDIFVVKDEDIAATILLLLERSKLVAEGAGAVGLAAILHNLVPHHERTATVISGGNIDINFVSRIIENGLIKAGRRIKLETDLVDRPGELRKFITTIAEHQANIVYIYHEHAGKNLPIGYTNVEMDLETRDAKHAEAVVASLRQAGYKVEVF; this is encoded by the coding sequence ATGAAAGCACAGGATTTCGTTGCGCTTGGCGATATAAAGGCGGCGGCCGAACGGCTGGGCGGCGTTATAAAATGTACCCCGCTTGAATACAACAACACCTTCAGTTTAATGTCAGGCTCGGGCGTTTACCTGAAATTGGAAAACCTCCAACGGACGGGGTCGTTTAAGGTGCGCGGTGCCTACAACTGCATACAGGCGATGGATGGGGAAAGGCGCGCCTGCGGGGTCATCACGGCATCGGCTGGCAACCACGCCCAGGGCGTGGCTCTGGGCGCGGCGGCGGCCAATGTGCCGGCCACCATTGTCATGCCCGAGAACACTCCTTTGCCCAAAGTCGCCGCTACCCGCGGGTACGGCGCAAAAGTCATCCAAGCCGGGGTCGTTTACGACGATTCCTACGAGGAGGCGCTGCGGCTGCAAAAAGAGCAAGGTCTCAGTTTTGTCCACGCTTTCGACGATATGGCGGTAATCGCCGGCCAGGGGACGATCGGGCTTGAAATGATGCGCCAGAGGCCGGATATAGAAGCGGTGGTCGTGCCGGTCGGCGGCGGCGGCTTGATCGCCGGCATTGCCGCCGCCATCAAAATAATCGCCCCGCACGTCAAAGTTTATGGAGTACAGGCGAGCGGCGCGCCCTCCGCCTATCTTTCCCGCAACGCCGGCCGCCCGGTGGAAGCGCCCGGCGTCCATACCCTGGCCGACGGCATAGCGGTGAAAAAAACGGGCGAGATAACTTTCCGCCATATACAAAGATACGTTGACGATATATTTGTAGTTAAAGACGAAGATATCGCCGCAACCATCCTTTTGCTTCTGGAACGCAGCAAACTGGTTGCGGAAGGCGCCGGCGCGGTGGGGCTCGCCGCTATATTGCACAACTTGGTGCCGCATCACGAAAGGACCGCCACCGTCATCTCCGGCGGCAATATCGACATAAACTTTGTTTCCCGGATAATTGAGAACGGCCTCATCAAGGCCGGCCGCCGGATCAAACTGGAAACGGATCTTGTGGACAGGCCGGGCGAATTGCGCAAATTCATTACAACCATCGCCGAACATCAGGCGAACATTGTTTATATATACCATGAACACGCGGGGAAAAACCTGCCGATAGGCTATACCAACGTGGAAATGGATCTTGAGACCCGCGACGCCAAACACGCCGAAGCGGTAGTGGCCTCGCTCCGCCAGGCGGGGTACAAGGTGGAGGTATTTTGA